The Rhizobium sp. WSM4643 genome contains the following window.
GTGTTACAGCGTCCTTTGCGCGCCTGAAAAGACGCGCGGCGCTGTAAGCCCACGCGGGCCCTTTTGTTGCGAAGCCAGATAGATTTCAGCTGACCGCGGCGACGGAAAGGCAGAGGGCGAATTTCTTCAGGAGCCGGTGATCGAATTGCCCTTCGCTGCCAAGCATCCATTTCAGTGATTGGCTCGCGCTCCATGGCGCCTTGTACGGCCGCACGGAGGTCACGGCGTCATAGACGTCGCAAATCGCAGCAAGACGAGCATGGAAGCTCACCTGCGCCTCGGAAAGCCTGCGCGGATAGCCCTTGCCATCGATACGCTCATGATGGTTGAGGCAGACGTCGAGAACGATCTCCGACATGCCTTGCTGGCGCGACAGGATTGCATGCCCCTTTTCCGGATGATCGCGGATCATTTTGATCTCGTCCTCGTCCAGGCGCCCTTCCTTGTTGAGTATCTCGAGCGGAATTTCGAGCTTGCCGACGTCGTGCAGCAATCCTGCCGTGCCGAGCATCTGCACGGTAGTCTCGTCAAGTCCGAGATGACGGCCGAACAGGATCATCAGCGCGCTCACCGAAAGGGAATGCAGAAACGTTGCCTCGTCCTTGGATTTCAGACGCGTAACGCTGAGAAAGACAGTGGGATTGTCATCAATCGACTTGGAGACAGAGGAAATCACCGGCGCCACCTGATCGACGCTGATGCCATCGCCATGCTGGAGCCGGCTGAAAACGCTTTCCAGCACCTGCACGGATTTCTGGATGGTCTCGCGTGCCGCCTTGGTGTCGATCTCGATATTGCCGCCTGGCAGGCCGTCGATGTCGAGGCCTCTGCTGGTGTTAATGACAACACCTTCAATACCGCTCTTGCGAAGTTTCAGGGCATCGGCTTCACGGCGCAGCAGAAATCTTCGCTTGGACAGAAGAGGGTCATGCCATGCACCCTCGATCGCCTCCACAAACATTCCGTTGCGCACCTGTCTGGCTTCGATACGCTTCAGCATCCAGATCTCTGTTCCTGAAATATCTCTCTGTTTATGACCGTTCTTTTGCATCGCAGCAATATATGCGGGAACAATGGTTCTACTCTAATTGGTAGAATCAAGTGTTAATCTCAAAACAGAATTCGAATATTCGGAAAGACCAAGCGAGCTTCCGCGAAATGCAGCAGGTTCATCGGCGCACCGCGATTGTGCGGGTACCGCCACCCTCGAAACAATCACCAGACGGCGCCAAAATTGACGATTTTGGCAAGATTTCGTGTCGGATCGAGCCGATTTTCGTTCCATTTTGTTATCAACTTGCGCAATCTCACCAAAATTCCTAGAAATCTTGTCGCTGCACCACTCGAGCCAAATATGGCCGGAGGGTGCATTGATCGCGCCGATATCGATCGTTCTTGGCACGGCTCCTGGGCCGTTGAACGATCCGGAAAAGCCGGCGCGACGTTCATCGCGGGTCGCATGACCCCATCCAAGGAGACAGACAATGACCCTCAAGACATTGACGGCGACCCTCGTCGCGTCACTCGCCTTTGCGCCGCTTGCCCATGCCGATATCACCATCGGCCTGATCGCGCCGCTGACCGGCCCCGTCGCCGCCTATGGCGATCAGGTGAAGAACGGCGCTCAGACGGCCGTCGACGAGATCAACAAGAAGGGCGGGATTCTCGGAGAGAAGGTCGTTCTCGAGCTGGCCGACGATGCCGGCGAACCGAAGCAGGGCGTTTCCGCCGCCAACAAGGTCGTCGGCGACGGCATCCGCTTCGTCGTCGGCCCGGTAACCTCGGGCGTCGCCATTCCCGTTTCGGACGTGCTTGCTGAAAACGGCGTGCTGATGGTTACCCCGACCGCGACGGCCCCCGACCTGACCAAGCGCGGTCTCACCAACGTGCTGCGCACCTGCGGCCGCGACGACCAGCAGGCAGAAGTCGCCGCCAAATATGTGCTGAAGAATTTCAAGGACAAGCGCGTCGCCATCGTCAACGACAAGGGCGCCTACGGCAAGGGCCTCGCCGATGCCTTCAAGGCGACGCTGAACGCCGGCGGCATCACCGAAGTCGTCAATGACGCGATCACGCCTGGTGACAAGGATTTCAGCGCGCTCACCACCCGCATCAAGTCCGAGAAGGTCGACGTGGTCTATTTCGGCGGCTACCACCCGGAAGGCGGCTTGCTCGCCCGCCAATTGCATGACCTCGCCGCCAACGCGACGATCATCGGCGGCGATGGCCTCTCCAACACCGAATTCTGGGCAATCGGCACGGATGCGGCAGCAGGCACGATCTTCACCAACGCTTCGGACGCCACCAAGAGCCCGGATTCCAAGGCCGCAGCCGACGCGCTCGCCGCCAAGAAGATCCCGGCCGAGGCCTTCACGCTGAACGCCTATGCCGCCGTCGAGGTGCTGAAGGCCGGCATCGAGAAGGCCGGCAGTGCCGAGGATGCGGAAGCCGTCGCGACTGCGCTGAAGGACGGCAAGGAGATCCCGACTGCCATCGGCAAGGTCACCTACGGCGAGACCGGCGACCTGACCTCGCAGAGCTTCTCGCTCTACAAGTGGGAAGCCGGCAAGATCGTCGCCGCCGAATAAACCATCGCTGACCGTCGAAGACCGGGCGCCCCTACGGCGCCCGGTTTCGTTTTGCGGCACTCGCTTGTGGCGGCAGATCGGTTATAAGTTTCGGAATCGGTTGTAATGTGAGCAATGCCATGACCACCAAGCTCGAACGTCTCATCGACCAAGGCGTCGGCCGCGTGCCGGCCGATATCGTGCTGAAGGGTGGCCGTTTCTTCAATCTGGTCACCGGCGAACTCGTCCTGTCGGACATTGCCATCGGCGCCGATCGCATCGTCGGAACCTCAGGTAGCTACGAAGGTGAAACCGAGATCGATATATCGGGCAGGATCGTCGTTCCCGGCTTCATCGACACGCATCTGCATATCGAATCTTCGCTCGTCACACCCCATGAATTCGATCGCTGCGTTCTGCCTTATGGTGTCACCACTGCGATCTGCGATCCGCACGAAATCGCCAATGTGCTGGGAACCGCCGGCATCGAATTCTTTCTCGAATCGGCGCTGGAGACGATCATGGACATCCGCGTCCAGCTCTCTTCTTGCGTGCCGGCGACGCATCTCGAAACCTCCGGCGCCGACTTGCCGATCGAGCGCCTCCTGCCCTTCCGCCACCATCCGAAGGTCATCGGCCTTGCCGAATTCATGAATTTTCCCGGCGTGATCCACAAGGATCCCGTCTGCATGGCCAAGCTCGACGCCTTCCAGGGCGGCCATATCGACGGTCATGCGCCGCTACTGTCCGGCAACGACCTCAACGGTTACCTCGCCGCCGGTATCCGAACCGAGCATGAATGCACGAATGCCGGCGAAGCGATGGAGAAGATCCGCAAGGGCATGCACATCCTCGTGCGCGAGGGTTCGGTATCCAAGGATCTCGCGGCGCTGATACCCATTATCACCGAGCGGCTTTCACCCTTCCTCGCGCTCTGTACCGACGACCGCAATCCGCTCGACATCGCCGAACAGGGCCATCTCGATCATATGATCCGCACAGCCATCGGAAGCGGCGTCGAGGCCCTGGCGATTTACCGCGCCGCCTCGATTTCGGCTGCCCGCGCCTTCGGTCTGAGGGACCGCGGCCTGGTCGCGCCGGGCTGGCGCGCCGATCTGGTGGTACTCGACAGCCTGGAAAGCTGCCGCGCCGACATGGTCTTTTCCGCCGGCCGCCGCGTCACCGATGCGCTCTTTTCCTCGCGCCGACCGGTTGCCCCGATCGGCCTCGACAGCGTCAAGGCCCGACCCGTCAACGCCGCCCATTTCGGCGTCCCGGTCGCCGAGGGCGAGACGCCTGTCATCGGTGTACTGCCGGGCAAGATCATCACCGAGCATCGCCGCTATCGCCTGCCCGTCAGGGGCAACGAGACGGCGATCGATCTTGCCAACGATATCATCAAGGTCGCCGTCATCGAGCGCCACGGCAAGAACGGCAACCACGCCAACGGCTTCGTCCAGGGCTTCGGCCTGAAGAAGGGCGCGATCGCCTCGACCGTCGGCCATGATAGCCACAATATCTGCGTCGTCGGCGTCAGCGAGGACGACATGGCGCGCGCCGCAAACCGCCTCGGCGAGATCAAGGGTGGCTTCGTGGTCGTCGAAGACGGCAAGGTCACCGGCGAAATCGCCCTGCCTATCGCCGGTCTTATGAGCCTTGAGCCCTACGAGACTGTCCGCGATACGCTGCACCATCTGCGAAAAGCCGCCTTGGCGCTGGGCGCCACGCTGGAAGAACCCTTCCTCCAACTCGCTTTCCTGCCGCTGCCGGTCATCCCGCACCTGAAGATATCCGACCGCGGCATGGTGGACGTGGGCAAGTTCGCGCTGATTGGGTGACGGCATCCTTGGCAAGTTCCGCGACAGCGCTTATTTTGCGGTAACGTTGGAGCCGATCATGACGAAGCTGGAACAGATTGAAAAAATCGTTACCGAACTCGATAAGTACGAGTTCGAAGCCTTTTCGGCGTGGTTTGAAGCCCTTCAAGCCGAACGCTGGGACAGGCAGATGGAAGCGGACGCAGCGAGTGGCAAACTCGATCATCTCGCCGAGAAAGCCTTTACCGATTTTCGTGCCGGAAAGACAAGACGGCTTTGAAGCACCACGCCACTCCCGCTTTCTGGGAGGCCTATGACTGCTTGCCTGAGCAGATACGGAAGTTGGCCGGCGGAAACTTCGATTTGCTCAACAAGATCCCAGGCATCCCTCCTTGCATTTCAAGCGCGTCGGCCGCTTCTGGTCGGCGCGCGTCGGCACATCCTGGAGAGCTTTAGCCGTCAGGGATGGAGATGACATCATCTGGTTTTGGATCGGCTCGCATGCAGATTACGATAAGCTTCCGAAATAGCCGTCAAACCCGCGCGCAGAACCCGTCCAGCGCAGCAAGCTTCACCAGCCCCGCGTCAGCCACCGCCTCGAAGCCCGGCATTTCAAGCGGTTCCCCGAGCACCAGGCCATCAGGCAGGCGGAATTCCGCCGGTTTGCGCGTCAGGTTGAAAACGAAGAGCAGTCTTTCTCCGCCCTTTTCGCGGGTGAAGGCGAGCAGATCCTGGTTGGTGCCAATGAAGGTCATGTCGCCGTCGATCAACGCCGGATGGCTCCTCCGGAATGCAAGCGTCCTGCGGTAGTGATGCAGCACCGAGCTGTCGCTCGCTTCCTGCGTATCCACGGAAAGTGCTGCCTGCTCGTAAGGCACCGGCAGCCAGCTCTTCTCGGCCGAGGTGAAGCCTGCATGCGCCTTGCCGGCTTCCCAAGGCATCGGAGTGCGGCATCCGTCTCGGCCCTTGAAGGCCGGCCAGAAGCGGATGCCGTAGGGGTCGCGCAGATCCTCGAAGGCAAGCTCCGCCTCCGGCAGGCCGAGCTCCTCGCCCTGATAAAGGCAGATCGAACCGCGCAGCGCCGCAAGCACCGAGATCGCCAGCTTGGCGATGACAGACCGCTCTTCCTCCGTTCGCGCGAAACGGCTGACATGGCGCATGACGTCGTGGTTGGAAAAAGCCCAGCAGACCCAGCCGTCCGTGACGGCCTTCTGGAAGGCCTCGACGCAGCCGCGAATATGCTCGGCGGTGAAATCCGGCCCGAGGAGATCGAATGTGTAGCACATGTGCAGCTTGTCGCCGCCACTCGTATAGGCGCCAACCGTCTTCAGCGAACGCGCCCCATCGCCGACTTCGCCGACGGTCGTACGATCTTCGTACTGATCGAGCAGCGCCCGGAAGCGCTTGAGAAAATCGACATTTTCCGGCTGCGTCTTGTCATAGAGGTGGTTCTGCATGCCGTAGGGGTTGGTGTCGGGCGCATCGAGGCCGCCGTCGCTGGTATCGGGCTCATGCGGCGGATTGCTTCGGAGCTGCTTGTCGCAGAAATAATAGTTGACCGTATCCAGCCGGAAGCCGTCGACGCCGCGGTCGAGCCAGAACTTCACCGTCTCCAGCACCGCCTCCTGCACGTCTGCGCTGTGGAAATTGAGGTCGGGCTGCGAGGTCAGGAAATTGTGTTGGTAATATTGCCGGCGCACACCGTCCCATTCCCAGCCCGGCCCGCCGAAGATCGACAGCCAGTTGTTCGGCGCCGTACCATCGGGCTTCGGATCGGCCCAGACATACCAGTCGGCCTTCGGGTTGGTCCGGCTCGATCGGCTCTCGACGAACCAGGGATGCCGGTCGGAGGTGTGCGAGATCACCTGGTCGATCACGACCTTGATGCCGAGCCTATGCGCTTCGGCCATCATCTCGTCGAAATCATCAAGCGTCCCGAAGATCGGATCGACGTCGCAATAATCGGAAACGTCGTAGCCCATGTCGGCCATCGGCGACTTGAAGAAGGGCGAGAGCCAGATCGCGTCGACGCCGAGGCTGGCTATATGCGGCAGCCGGCGGGTGATTCCCCTGAGATCGCCGAGCCCATCGCTGTTGGTGTCCTGAAACGAGCGCGGATAGACCTGATAGATCACCGCGCCGCGCCACCAGTCCGCACTCCCGCCTGCCTGCAATGCCATCGGCTACATCTCCTGCCTCGTTTGCGCTCGCCACACTAAAGCGGACGAAACAAAAGACAACCATGTGAAGCCTTTATGAAGGCCCTGCGAAGGCAGCGGCGGGTCGTCGCGATCCGACAAGAGGGAGCCGTATATAGGCTTGTCCACAACCCGTTTATACCCTCCGGATTTGGGGTTGCAACGCGAAGCCGTTGCGATAATGTGCGCACTGACCTGCACGTAAGAGGTCAAACACCGGGAACAAATGTCTAATAAAGGCGCAAAGCCTAGAAAGGTGGACCCACCATGAACCATTTCGGGAAAAAATTTCTCGCCTCTGCAATGCTTGGCACATTGCTGGCGTTTTCGGCCCATGCGGCCACGCTCAACATTCACAATGGTGGCGACCCGCAGTCGCTCGATCCGCAGAAGCTTTCCGGCGACTGGGAGAACCGTATCGCCGGCGACATTTTCGAAGGTCTTGTCACCGAGGACGCGAAGGACAATCCGGTCCCCGGTCAGGCTGAAAGCTGGACGATTTCGCCTGACGGCAAGGTCTACACCTTCAAGCTTCGCGACGGAATCAAGTGGTCCGATGGCCAGCCGGTAACGGCAGGAGACTTCGTCTTCGCCTTCCAGCGCCTCGTCGACCCGAAGAATGCCGCCGATTATGCCTATCTGCAGTTCACCATCAAGAACGCGGAAAAGATCAACAAGGGTGAGATCACCGATCTCAACCAGCTTGGCGTCAAGGCGATCGACGACAAGACGCTCGAAATCACACTTGAAAATGCCACCCCTTATTTCCTCAATGCCCTGATGCATTACACTGCCTATCCGCTGCCGAAGCATGTTGTCGAGGCGAAGGGCCAGGATTGGGTCAAGATCGGCAACATCGTCACCAACGGCCCCTACAAGCCGGTCGAATGGGTTCCGGGCTCGCATGTCACTACAGTCAAGAATGATCAGTGGTATGACACCAAGGACCTGAAGATCGACGGCGCGAAGTTCTTCGTGCTTGAAGACCAGGAAGCCGCGCTGAAACGCTACCGCGCCGGCGAATTCGATATCCTCACCGATTTCCCGACCGACCAATACGAATGGATGAAGAAGAACCTGCCTGGCCAGGCGCATGTCGCCCCCTTCTCCGGCCTCTACTATTACGTCGTCAACTCGCAGAAACCGCCCTTCAGCGACAAGCGCGTCCGCCAGGCACTGTCCATGGCGATCAACCGTGAAGTCATCGGCCCGCAGATCCTCGGCACCGGCGAACTGCCGGCCTATTCATGGGTTCCGCCGGGCACGGCGAATTACGGCGAGCCGGCCTATGTCAGCTGGAAGGACCTGCCCTATAGCGAGAAGGTCGCCGAAGCCAAGAAGCTTCTGACCGAAGCCGGTTTCGGCCCGGACAAGCCGCTGCACGCCGTGCTGAGCTACAACACCAACGACAACCACAAGCGCATCGCCGTCGCCATCGCCTCCATGTGGAAGCCGCTCGGCGTCGATGTCGAGCTCGTCAACGCCGAAACCAAGGTGCATTACGACCAGATGCAGCGTGGCCAGGTCGAAATCGGCCGCGCCGGCTGGCTCGCCGACTACAACGACCCGGACAACTTCCTGAACCTCCTGGTGACAGGCGTGCAGATGAACTACGGCCGCTGGTCCAATCCCGAGTACGACAAGATGATCAAGGAAGGCAACGCCGAGACGGATCTCACCAAGCGTGCCGCGATCTTCAAGAAGGCCGAACAGTTGGCGCTCGATGAGTCCGCCGCCCTGCCGATCTACTACTACGTCTCGAAGAATGTCGTTTCGCCGAAGATCGAAGGCTTCGTCGACAACATTCAGGACATCCACCGCACCCGCTGGCTGTCGATGAAAGAGTAAGGGAAAACGGTCCTTTCCGCGCGTTGCGGAAAGGACCGGCCCACGACCATGATCAAATACGCCCTCCGTCGCCTGCTGTCGACGATCCCCGTCATGTGGATCGCCGTGACAGCCTCGTTTTTTGTTTTGCGCCTTGCCCCCGGCGGCCCTTTCGATGGCGAAAGGCCATTGCCGCCGGTGATCCTGAAGAACCTTGCGATCCACTACAATCTCGACAAGCCGCTCATCCAGCAGTACCTGATTTATGTCGGTGACCTGCTCCGAGGCGATCTCGGCCCGTCCTTCGCCAGCGAAGATTTCACCGTCGCCCAGCAGATCATGATCGGTCTGCCCTATACCTTCACTATCGGTACGGCCGCCTTCCTGATTGCGATCATTGTTGGCGTGGCCGTCGGCTGTCTTGGGGCGCTCTATCAGAACAAGGCGCCGGATTATATTCTGGGCGCGCTCATCCTGATCGGCGTCGTATTGCCGAACTTCCTGATTGCGCCGATCCTGCAGCTCGTCTTCGGCATCCATCTCGCGTGGTTTCCGGTTGGCGGCTGGGGTGACGGCTCGATCAAATACCTCATCCTGCCGATCGTCGTGCTCGCCCTGCCGCATGCCGGCCGTATCTCGCGCATCACGCGCGGCTCGATGATCGAAGTCATGAACCAGAACTTCATCCGCACCGCCAAGGCCAAGGGCATTGGCCCGCGGCTCACCGTGATGCGCCATGCGCTGAAACCTGCGCTGATGCCTGTTGTCTCCTACCTCGGGCCGGCCGCAAGTTACCTTCTCACCGGCTCGCTGGTTGTCGAGAGCATCTTCGGATTGCCCGGCATCGGCCGCTATTTCGTCAACGCAGCGCTGAACCGTGACTACGGCATGGTTCTCGGCACCGTCATCTTCTACATGGTGCTGATCGTGTTCCTGAACCTTCTCGTCGATATCGCCTATGCGTGGCTCGATCCGAAAGTGAGAAACAGATGATCCTCAACCCGGCAAAGCGCGAACTGCTCGCGCAGGAGCTGCTGGAGGCGGAAGGCCTTGCGCCTGAAAGCCGCTCGCTCACCAAGGATGCCTTGCGCCGCCTCGGGCGCAACAAGGCCGCCGTCCTGTCGATCGTCGTGTTGACGGTTCTGATCCTCGCCGCCTTCCTCGGCCCCTGGTTCATTCCCTTCAACTACGAGGATCCGGATTGGGCGGCCTTCCGCATCCCGCCCTCGATCGAGACAGGCCACTATTTCGGCACCGACCCGAATGGCCGCGACCTTCTCGCCCGCGCCCTTTACGGCACCCGCGTCTCGCTGGCCGTGGCGCTGACGGCGACCGTCGTCTCCGTCTTCATCGGCGTGCTCTACGGTGCGGTATCGGGATATATCGGCGGCAGGCTGGATGCGATCATGATGCGCTTCGTCGATATCATGTATGCGCTTCCCTATATCCTCTTCGTCATCCTGCTGATGGTGATCTTCGGCCGCAACGTCTATCTGCTCTTTGCCGCCATCGGCGCGCTGGAATGGCTGACCATGGCCCGCATTGTGCGCGGCCAGACGCTGTCGATCAAGCATCGCGAATTCATCGAAGCGGCTCGCGCATCCGGGCAGCGGCCGTTCAAGATCATCATCAAGCACATCATCCCGAACCTTGTCGGACCGGTGGTCATCTTCGCAGCGTTGACCGTGCCTGAAATCATCGCCACCGAAAGCTTCCTTTCCTATCTCGGCTTCGGCGTGCAGGAACCGCTGACCTCGCTCGGCACGCTGATCGCCGAGGGAACCGATGCCATGGAAAGCATGCCGTGGCTGCTGGTCTTCCCGGCAAGCTTCCTCGTGGCCCTGTTGCTCAGCCTGCTCTTCATCGGCGACGGCCTGCGCGACGCGTTCGACCCGAAGGATCGCTAAGAATGCTCCACGAAACACAAAAAGACACCCTTCTCGAACTCAAAGACTACTCGATCACCTTCAAAACGCCGGATGGAGAGGTGAAGGCGGTCTCCAACATGAACCTGACGGTCAGGCGCGGCGAACGCATCGCCATCGTCGGCGAGTCCGGTTCCGGCAAGAGCCAGACCTTCCTCGGTATCATGGGCCTGCTTGCCAAGAACGGCAAAACAACGGGACAGGCGCTGCTCGAAGGCAAGGACGTGCTGGCGCTGAAGCCGCGCGAGCTCGACCAGATCCGCGGCAAGGACATGGCCATGGTCTTCCAGGACCCGATGACCGCCTTAAACCCCTCGCTGAAGATTTCAAGGCAACTGACGGAACAGCTTGAGGTTCACGGCGGGCTGACGGCACGCGCCGCATCCACTGCTGCCCTCGACATGCTCAAACGCGTCGGCATCCCCGACCCGACGCGGCGCTTCCACCTCTACCCGCACGAACTCTCGGGCGGCATGCGCCAGCGCATCGTCATCGCCATGGCGCTGCTCACCCGGCCGAAGCTATTGATCGCCGACGAGCCGACGACAGCGCTCGACGTCACAATCCAGGCGCAGATCCTTGATCTATTTAACGATCTGACGGCGGAGATGAACACGGCGCTGATCATGATCACCCACGATCTCGGCGTCGTTGCCGGCCTCGCCGACCGCGTCGCCGTCATGTATGCCGGCCGCATCGTCGAGGAGGCGCCCGTCGACGAACTCTTCGACAACCCCGCCCATCCCTATACCGCAGCGCTGCATGCCTCGATCCCGCGCCCGGACCAGGACGTCGACGACCTCGTCGTCATTCCCGGCCGTCCGCCGAACCTGCAGCACCTGCCGAAGGGCTGCAATTTCTCGCCGCGCTGTTCGCAGGTCCAGGACGATTGCATCGACCGCCCGCCACCGCTCGAAACGCTGGCGCTGCGCCATTGCGCGGCCTGTTACCACCCCTTTCCCCGCCGCGAGGAGCTGTTGAACCATGGCTGATCGATCGCTTCTGAGGGTCGAGAATCTGACGACCCAATTCGAACTGCCGGCCAAGGGCCTCTTCAAGCCGCCGATCTTCCTGACCGCCGTCAACAATGTCAGCTTCGACCTCAGCGAAGGTCGCACGC
Protein-coding sequences here:
- a CDS encoding ABC transporter permease, translating into MILNPAKRELLAQELLEAEGLAPESRSLTKDALRRLGRNKAAVLSIVVLTVLILAAFLGPWFIPFNYEDPDWAAFRIPPSIETGHYFGTDPNGRDLLARALYGTRVSLAVALTATVVSVFIGVLYGAVSGYIGGRLDAIMMRFVDIMYALPYILFVILLMVIFGRNVYLLFAAIGALEWLTMARIVRGQTLSIKHREFIEAARASGQRPFKIIIKHIIPNLVGPVVIFAALTVPEIIATESFLSYLGFGVQEPLTSLGTLIAEGTDAMESMPWLLVFPASFLVALLLSLLFIGDGLRDAFDPKDR
- a CDS encoding ABC transporter permease subunit; this encodes MIKYALRRLLSTIPVMWIAVTASFFVLRLAPGGPFDGERPLPPVILKNLAIHYNLDKPLIQQYLIYVGDLLRGDLGPSFASEDFTVAQQIMIGLPYTFTIGTAAFLIAIIVGVAVGCLGALYQNKAPDYILGALILIGVVLPNFLIAPILQLVFGIHLAWFPVGGWGDGSIKYLILPIVVLALPHAGRISRITRGSMIEVMNQNFIRTAKAKGIGPRLTVMRHALKPALMPVVSYLGPAASYLLTGSLVVESIFGLPGIGRYFVNAALNRDYGMVLGTVIFYMVLIVFLNLLVDIAYAWLDPKVRNR
- a CDS encoding peptide ABC transporter substrate-binding protein, with protein sequence MNHFGKKFLASAMLGTLLAFSAHAATLNIHNGGDPQSLDPQKLSGDWENRIAGDIFEGLVTEDAKDNPVPGQAESWTISPDGKVYTFKLRDGIKWSDGQPVTAGDFVFAFQRLVDPKNAADYAYLQFTIKNAEKINKGEITDLNQLGVKAIDDKTLEITLENATPYFLNALMHYTAYPLPKHVVEAKGQDWVKIGNIVTNGPYKPVEWVPGSHVTTVKNDQWYDTKDLKIDGAKFFVLEDQEAALKRYRAGEFDILTDFPTDQYEWMKKNLPGQAHVAPFSGLYYYVVNSQKPPFSDKRVRQALSMAINREVIGPQILGTGELPAYSWVPPGTANYGEPAYVSWKDLPYSEKVAEAKKLLTEAGFGPDKPLHAVLSYNTNDNHKRIAVAIASMWKPLGVDVELVNAETKVHYDQMQRGQVEIGRAGWLADYNDPDNFLNLLVTGVQMNYGRWSNPEYDKMIKEGNAETDLTKRAAIFKKAEQLALDESAALPIYYYVSKNVVSPKIEGFVDNIQDIHRTRWLSMKE
- the ade gene encoding adenine deaminase, with the protein product MTTKLERLIDQGVGRVPADIVLKGGRFFNLVTGELVLSDIAIGADRIVGTSGSYEGETEIDISGRIVVPGFIDTHLHIESSLVTPHEFDRCVLPYGVTTAICDPHEIANVLGTAGIEFFLESALETIMDIRVQLSSCVPATHLETSGADLPIERLLPFRHHPKVIGLAEFMNFPGVIHKDPVCMAKLDAFQGGHIDGHAPLLSGNDLNGYLAAGIRTEHECTNAGEAMEKIRKGMHILVREGSVSKDLAALIPIITERLSPFLALCTDDRNPLDIAEQGHLDHMIRTAIGSGVEALAIYRAASISAARAFGLRDRGLVAPGWRADLVVLDSLESCRADMVFSAGRRVTDALFSSRRPVAPIGLDSVKARPVNAAHFGVPVAEGETPVIGVLPGKIITEHRRYRLPVRGNETAIDLANDIIKVAVIERHGKNGNHANGFVQGFGLKKGAIASTVGHDSHNICVVGVSEDDMARAANRLGEIKGGFVVVEDGKVTGEIALPIAGLMSLEPYETVRDTLHHLRKAALALGATLEEPFLQLAFLPLPVIPHLKISDRGMVDVGKFALIG
- a CDS encoding ABC transporter ATP-binding protein — its product is MLHETQKDTLLELKDYSITFKTPDGEVKAVSNMNLTVRRGERIAIVGESGSGKSQTFLGIMGLLAKNGKTTGQALLEGKDVLALKPRELDQIRGKDMAMVFQDPMTALNPSLKISRQLTEQLEVHGGLTARAASTAALDMLKRVGIPDPTRRFHLYPHELSGGMRQRIVIAMALLTRPKLLIADEPTTALDVTIQAQILDLFNDLTAEMNTALIMITHDLGVVAGLADRVAVMYAGRIVEEAPVDELFDNPAHPYTAALHASIPRPDQDVDDLVVIPGRPPNLQHLPKGCNFSPRCSQVQDDCIDRPPPLETLALRHCAACYHPFPRREELLNHG
- a CDS encoding branched-chain amino acid ABC transporter substrate-binding protein produces the protein MTLKTLTATLVASLAFAPLAHADITIGLIAPLTGPVAAYGDQVKNGAQTAVDEINKKGGILGEKVVLELADDAGEPKQGVSAANKVVGDGIRFVVGPVTSGVAIPVSDVLAENGVLMVTPTATAPDLTKRGLTNVLRTCGRDDQQAEVAAKYVLKNFKDKRVAIVNDKGAYGKGLADAFKATLNAGGITEVVNDAITPGDKDFSALTTRIKSEKVDVVYFGGYHPEGGLLARQLHDLAANATIIGGDGLSNTEFWAIGTDAAAGTIFTNASDATKSPDSKAAADALAAKKIPAEAFTLNAYAAVEVLKAGIEKAGSAEDAEAVATALKDGKEIPTAIGKVTYGETGDLTSQSFSLYKWEAGKIVAAE
- a CDS encoding HD-GYP domain-containing protein: MLKRIEARQVRNGMFVEAIEGAWHDPLLSKRRFLLRREADALKLRKSGIEGVVINTSRGLDIDGLPGGNIEIDTKAARETIQKSVQVLESVFSRLQHGDGISVDQVAPVISSVSKSIDDNPTVFLSVTRLKSKDEATFLHSLSVSALMILFGRHLGLDETTVQMLGTAGLLHDVGKLEIPLEILNKEGRLDEDEIKMIRDHPEKGHAILSRQQGMSEIVLDVCLNHHERIDGKGYPRRLSEAQVSFHARLAAICDVYDAVTSVRPYKAPWSASQSLKWMLGSEGQFDHRLLKKFALCLSVAAVS
- the bglA gene encoding beta-galactosidase BglA; amino-acid sequence: MALQAGGSADWWRGAVIYQVYPRSFQDTNSDGLGDLRGITRRLPHIASLGVDAIWLSPFFKSPMADMGYDVSDYCDVDPIFGTLDDFDEMMAEAHRLGIKVVIDQVISHTSDRHPWFVESRSSRTNPKADWYVWADPKPDGTAPNNWLSIFGGPGWEWDGVRRQYYQHNFLTSQPDLNFHSADVQEAVLETVKFWLDRGVDGFRLDTVNYYFCDKQLRSNPPHEPDTSDGGLDAPDTNPYGMQNHLYDKTQPENVDFLKRFRALLDQYEDRTTVGEVGDGARSLKTVGAYTSGGDKLHMCYTFDLLGPDFTAEHIRGCVEAFQKAVTDGWVCWAFSNHDVMRHVSRFARTEEERSVIAKLAISVLAALRGSICLYQGEELGLPEAELAFEDLRDPYGIRFWPAFKGRDGCRTPMPWEAGKAHAGFTSAEKSWLPVPYEQAALSVDTQEASDSSVLHHYRRTLAFRRSHPALIDGDMTFIGTNQDLLAFTREKGGERLLFVFNLTRKPAEFRLPDGLVLGEPLEMPGFEAVADAGLVKLAALDGFCARV
- a CDS encoding ParE family toxin-like protein, with translation MHFKRVGRFWSARVGTSWRALAVRDGDDIIWFWIGSHADYDKLPK